The following proteins are encoded in a genomic region of Streptomyces gobiensis:
- a CDS encoding sulfite oxidase-like oxidoreductase translates to MGQPDSREAEQSLLPPGQRLQRGWPVTHYGPVPRFKPERWEFRVFGATADGDKHCWTHEEFSALPYDTVTGDLHCVTKFSMLGVEWGGVRARTILELAPPAPEVTHVMVWAEYGFSSNLRLSDFTAEQTLFATHRAGELLTAEHGFPLRLVVPHLYAWKGPKWVRGVEYMTADRRGFWEERGYHNIGDPWREQRYSYQEEPGDGPEL, encoded by the coding sequence ATGGGTCAGCCGGACAGCCGCGAAGCGGAGCAGTCACTGCTCCCACCAGGGCAGCGGCTCCAGCGGGGGTGGCCGGTTACGCACTATGGGCCGGTGCCCAGGTTCAAGCCGGAGCGCTGGGAGTTCCGGGTCTTCGGGGCGACCGCCGACGGCGATAAGCACTGCTGGACGCACGAGGAATTCTCCGCGCTTCCGTATGACACCGTGACCGGCGATCTGCACTGTGTGACGAAGTTCAGCATGCTGGGCGTGGAATGGGGCGGTGTACGGGCCCGTACGATCCTGGAGTTGGCGCCTCCCGCGCCTGAGGTCACCCATGTAATGGTGTGGGCCGAGTACGGCTTCAGCTCGAACCTGCGGTTGTCGGACTTCACCGCCGAGCAGACACTCTTCGCCACGCACCGGGCCGGTGAGCTGCTGACGGCCGAGCATGGCTTTCCGCTGCGGCTGGTGGTGCCGCATCTGTACGCCTGGAAGGGGCCGAAGTGGGTCCGGGGCGTGGAGTACATGACGGCCGACCGGCGGGGGTTCTGGGAGGAGCGCGGCTACCACAACATCGGGGATCCCTGGCGGGAGCAGCGCTACTCCTACCAGGAGGAGCCGGGCGACGGCCCGGAGCTGTAG
- the bfr gene encoding bacterioferritin: MQGDPEVIEFLNEQLTAELTAINQYFLHAKMQENFGWPKLAKYTRSESFDEMKHAEVLTDRILFLEGLPNYQRLFHVRVGQTVTEMFQADRQIEVEAIDRLRRGIEVMRAKGDITSANIFEDILADEEHHIDYLDTQLDLIEKLGEPLYIAQLVEQPS; the protein is encoded by the coding sequence ATGCAGGGCGACCCCGAGGTCATCGAATTCCTCAATGAGCAGCTGACCGCCGAGCTGACCGCGATCAACCAGTACTTCCTGCACGCGAAGATGCAGGAGAACTTCGGCTGGCCGAAGCTCGCGAAGTACACCCGGTCGGAGTCGTTCGATGAGATGAAGCACGCCGAAGTACTGACCGACCGGATCCTCTTCCTGGAGGGCCTGCCCAACTATCAGCGGCTCTTCCACGTCCGGGTGGGTCAGACGGTCACCGAGATGTTCCAGGCCGACCGCCAGATCGAGGTCGAGGCCATCGACCGGCTCAGGCGCGGTATCGAGGTCATGCGGGCCAAGGGTGACATCACCTCGGCCAATATCTTCGAGGACATCCTCGCTGACGAGGAGCACCATATCGACTACCTCGACACCCAGCTGGATCTGATCGAGAAGCTAGGGGAGCCGCTGTACATCGCGCAGCTCGTCGAGCAGCCAAGCTGA